A genomic segment from Pseudomonas sessilinigenes encodes:
- a CDS encoding DUF3079 domain-containing protein, with amino-acid sequence MAKPFPLSPKHPERICWGCDRYCAANALACGNGSDRTMHPAEMLGEDWYLHGDWGFAPPTDSEPASPGKDPQ; translated from the coding sequence ATGGCCAAGCCTTTTCCTCTTTCCCCCAAGCACCCCGAGCGCATCTGCTGGGGGTGTGACCGTTATTGCGCCGCCAATGCCCTGGCCTGCGGCAATGGTTCCGATCGCACCATGCACCCGGCCGAGATGCTTGGCGAGGATTGGTACCTGCATGGCGACTGGGGCTTTGCGCCTCCCACCGACAGTGAGCCGGCAAGTCCCGGGAAAGACCCGCAGTGA
- a CDS encoding UPF0149 family protein has protein sequence MQNTPLNAADFEAIEDTLLKYGDDHSVLNPCELDGYFTALVSGPAQVDIAEWFPAIWGGENPAWETPQECRQFIDLCVRHINSLAEQLETEAGGFKARFEETEHQGQNLLLAEEWCFGYLRGVAVGNWPTLPAPQIALLQTIIDCAEQDNFELPADLDIPRHQQQVASIEPAARQLHQYWSSQR, from the coding sequence ATGCAAAACACCCCTCTGAACGCCGCCGACTTCGAGGCGATCGAAGACACCCTGCTCAAGTACGGCGACGACCACTCGGTGCTCAACCCCTGCGAGCTGGACGGCTACTTCACCGCCCTGGTCTCGGGCCCGGCCCAGGTGGATATCGCCGAATGGTTCCCGGCGATCTGGGGCGGCGAGAACCCGGCCTGGGAAACCCCGCAGGAATGCCGGCAATTCATCGACCTGTGCGTGCGCCACATCAACAGCCTGGCTGAGCAACTCGAGACCGAGGCCGGGGGCTTCAAGGCCCGCTTCGAGGAAACCGAGCACCAGGGGCAGAACCTGTTGCTGGCCGAGGAATGGTGCTTCGGCTACCTGCGTGGAGTGGCGGTAGGCAACTGGCCCACCCTGCCGGCGCCACAGATCGCCCTGTTGCAGACCATCATCGACTGCGCCGAACAGGACAACTTCGAACTACCGGCAGACCTGGACATCCCCCGGCACCAGCAGCAGGTGGCGAGCATCGAACCCGCCGCCCGCCAATTGCACCAGTACTGGTCGAGCCAGCGCTAA
- a CDS encoding DUF4180 domain-containing protein translates to MERFERRTLAGQEVLLAAEAGPLLDSEAAALQLIGAAWELGGRWIVWPVERLPQAFFDLQSRLAGSLVQKLLNYGLRFAVLGDIQPWLARSRALRDLVYETDRGGDWCFVHDLAALERRLRGEPVQRH, encoded by the coding sequence ATGGAGCGCTTTGAGCGGCGGACACTGGCCGGGCAAGAGGTGTTGCTGGCAGCCGAGGCAGGGCCGTTGCTGGATAGCGAAGCCGCGGCGCTGCAACTGATCGGTGCGGCCTGGGAGCTGGGCGGGCGCTGGATCGTCTGGCCCGTCGAGCGCTTGCCCCAGGCCTTCTTCGATCTGCAAAGCCGACTGGCCGGCAGTCTGGTGCAGAAGCTGTTGAACTACGGCCTGAGGTTCGCCGTGCTGGGCGATATCCAACCCTGGCTGGCGCGTAGTCGGGCGCTGCGCGACCTGGTGTATGAGACCGATCGTGGTGGCGATTGGTGCTTCGTCCACGATCTGGCGGCCCTGGAACGGCGTTTGCGGGGCGAGCCGGTCCAGCGCCACTAG
- a CDS encoding response regulator transcription factor, with protein MTPNLLLVEDDARLRQDLDRHFRQRGFAVSACIDGREGLATLRAGHFDLVLLDIMLPGLDGLALLDTLRHEQGIPVMLMSALGAEQDRITGFTRGADDYLPKPFSLAELDARVDALLRRMARVQPPPSQRQDPLLAFDEQAQDVLSQGRAAGLTGSEYRLLVTLREHPGQTLSKPFLYQQVLHRIYTRLDRGLDVHVCNLRRKLAEIGVQHLQIQAVRGAGYILVQADRC; from the coding sequence ATGACCCCCAATCTGCTTCTCGTGGAAGACGACGCCCGGCTGCGCCAGGACCTGGACCGGCATTTCCGCCAGCGCGGCTTCGCCGTCAGCGCCTGCATCGATGGCCGCGAAGGACTGGCGACGCTGCGCGCCGGGCACTTCGACCTGGTACTGCTGGACATCATGCTGCCCGGCCTCGATGGCCTGGCCCTGCTCGATACCCTGCGCCACGAACAAGGCATCCCGGTGATGCTGATGTCAGCCCTGGGCGCCGAACAGGACCGCATCACCGGGTTCACCCGGGGCGCCGACGACTACCTGCCCAAGCCCTTCAGCTTGGCCGAGCTGGATGCCCGGGTCGATGCGCTGCTACGGCGCATGGCCCGGGTCCAGCCGCCCCCCAGCCAACGCCAGGACCCTTTGCTCGCCTTCGACGAGCAGGCCCAGGACGTGCTCAGCCAAGGCCGCGCCGCCGGCCTCACCGGCTCCGAATACCGCCTGCTGGTGACCCTGCGCGAGCATCCCGGGCAGACCCTGAGCAAACCCTTCCTCTACCAGCAGGTGCTGCACCGCATCTACACCCGCCTGGATCGCGGCCTGGACGTGCACGTCTGCAACCTGCGGCGCAAGCTGGCCGAAATTGGCGTACAGCACTTGCAGATCCAGGCCGTGCGCGGTGCCGGCTACATCCTGGTACAAGCGGACCGCTGCTGA
- a CDS encoding helix-turn-helix transcriptional regulator — MNQPSSAVLAERQLVLQVLRSTLQMLAGVVGPHVEIVLHDLDQPERSIIAIANGHVTGRRVGGPVLGGPRQDLGFAAVLRALHDRSGSTPLVLENYPTLAPDGRELRSSTVVFRDSGGQPFASLCSNSDLSGIAAAHACLGQMLGLGSAPEPRGDEPQDMEQLLAQIIQAACPEPGARLTKQHKLEAVRQMQERGLFIVKGGIEKAAAALGVTRYTIYNYLDQIRAQGAEE; from the coding sequence ATGAACCAGCCTTCTTCCGCCGTCCTGGCCGAGCGCCAACTGGTCCTGCAGGTGCTGCGCAGTACCTTGCAGATGCTGGCTGGTGTGGTGGGGCCCCATGTGGAGATCGTCCTGCACGATCTTGACCAGCCCGAGCGCTCGATCATCGCTATCGCCAACGGCCATGTCACCGGGCGCCGGGTTGGTGGCCCGGTGCTGGGCGGACCGCGCCAGGACCTGGGTTTCGCCGCGGTGCTGCGGGCCTTGCACGACCGCTCCGGCAGCACCCCGCTGGTGCTGGAGAACTACCCGACCCTGGCGCCCGATGGCCGCGAGCTGCGCAGCTCCACCGTGGTCTTTCGCGACAGCGGCGGGCAACCGTTCGCCAGCCTGTGCAGCAACAGCGACCTGAGTGGGATCGCTGCGGCCCATGCCTGCCTGGGGCAGATGCTGGGCTTGGGCAGTGCGCCGGAGCCACGGGGCGATGAGCCCCAGGACATGGAGCAACTGCTGGCCCAGATCATCCAGGCGGCCTGTCCGGAGCCCGGGGCGCGGTTGACCAAGCAGCACAAGCTCGAAGCCGTGCGCCAGATGCAGGAGCGCGGCCTGTTCATCGTCAAGGGCGGGATCGAGAAGGCCGCTGCGGCCCTCGGCGTGACTCGCTACACCATCTACAACTACCTGGACCAGATCCGCGCCCAAGGCGCTGAGGAATGA
- a CDS encoding helix-turn-helix domain-containing protein produces MFKAFYSVDEAAARLQLHPKTVLRFIREGRLPATRVGRAYRIAHARLQVLAGEPEQAPARAGQAKVTSVVDIPGASIELQQYLARGLQAALAAPGQDVVHLQTLLDPTQDQLKVVLVAPPGTAAALLGLLDRLLQNFAP; encoded by the coding sequence ATGTTCAAAGCCTTCTATTCGGTCGATGAAGCCGCCGCGCGCCTGCAACTGCACCCCAAGACCGTGTTGCGTTTCATCCGCGAAGGGCGCCTGCCGGCGACCCGGGTCGGGCGCGCCTACCGTATCGCCCATGCGCGCCTGCAGGTCCTGGCCGGCGAACCGGAGCAGGCACCGGCTCGGGCCGGGCAGGCCAAGGTCACCAGCGTGGTGGACATTCCCGGTGCCAGCATCGAGTTGCAGCAGTACCTGGCGCGTGGCCTGCAGGCAGCCCTGGCGGCCCCGGGGCAGGATGTGGTGCACCTGCAGACCCTGCTCGATCCCACTCAGGACCAGCTCAAGGTGGTGCTGGTGGCTCCCCCGGGCACCGCCGCCGCGCTGCTTGGCCTACTGGACCGACTACTGCAGAACTTCGCGCCGTGA
- a CDS encoding AidA/PixA family protein, producing MSGNENTIDIMILIDVATILDYSKQGILPTQLSMDPSKPTPLYNYLLPGTQTNVSSQVICMYTARSNVSPGSNSEGSDELSVTMKQGDNVYWRTTTLSKDMIYAAVLYDYEQTAPNPKVDTTVYLKNIDASVLSDTPMPVINNHNPPASYHDQPIPQKVTTYYWSAQAVNKCNNLRYNWSFMLVGPDNGTLGYCSWDPYFIIT from the coding sequence ATGAGCGGAAACGAAAATACCATCGACATCATGATCCTCATCGATGTCGCCACCATCCTCGACTACAGCAAACAGGGCATTCTTCCGACACAACTGAGCATGGACCCCAGTAAGCCGACCCCGCTGTACAACTATTTATTGCCAGGTACGCAGACCAACGTCTCCAGCCAAGTGATCTGCATGTACACCGCCCGCAGCAACGTCAGCCCCGGCAGCAACAGCGAAGGCAGCGACGAACTCTCGGTGACGATGAAACAGGGCGACAATGTGTACTGGCGCACCACGACCCTGAGCAAGGACATGATTTACGCAGCAGTCCTGTACGACTACGAACAGACGGCCCCCAATCCCAAAGTAGATACAACGGTCTACCTCAAAAACATCGATGCCAGCGTCTTGTCAGATACCCCAATGCCGGTCATCAACAACCACAATCCACCAGCCAGCTACCACGATCAGCCAATCCCACAAAAGGTCACGACCTACTACTGGAGCGCGCAAGCCGTCAACAAATGCAACAACCTCAGGTACAACTGGTCGTTCATGCTCGTTGGTCCGGACAACGGTACCCTCGGCTATTGCTCCTGGGACCCCTACTTCATCATTACTTGA
- a CDS encoding PhzF family phenazine biosynthesis protein, translating to MQIDIFQVDAFTSSVFGGNPAAVCPLQAWLPDVVLQRIAEENNLSETAYFVPKDEGFELRWFTPTVEVDLCGHATLAAAWVLFEQLGEQRDVLRFFTRSGELRVSREGGLLSMDFPAKQPEAVEIPAALLQALGLNRAEALYRTDDYLLVVDDERLLDELKPDFVALAQFGVRGIAVTAPSREFDFVSRWFGPSVGVNEDPVTGSAHTSLAPYWAERLGKSQLRAQQGGARKGQLQCQVLDNGRVIISGHGALYLRGSIFL from the coding sequence ATGCAGATCGATATCTTTCAAGTGGATGCCTTTACCTCCAGTGTCTTCGGCGGCAACCCGGCGGCGGTCTGCCCGCTGCAGGCCTGGCTGCCGGACGTGGTGCTGCAACGCATCGCCGAGGAGAACAACCTGTCCGAAACCGCCTACTTCGTGCCCAAGGACGAGGGATTCGAGCTGCGCTGGTTCACTCCGACGGTAGAGGTCGACCTGTGCGGCCATGCCACCCTGGCAGCGGCCTGGGTGCTGTTCGAGCAATTGGGCGAGCAGCGCGATGTGCTGCGCTTTTTCACTCGCAGTGGCGAGTTGCGCGTCAGCCGCGAGGGTGGCTTGCTGTCCATGGACTTCCCGGCCAAGCAGCCCGAAGCGGTGGAGATCCCCGCGGCCTTGTTGCAAGCCCTGGGCTTGAATCGGGCCGAGGCGCTGTATCGCACCGACGACTACCTGCTGGTGGTGGACGACGAGCGCCTGCTGGATGAACTCAAGCCGGACTTCGTGGCCCTGGCCCAGTTCGGCGTGCGAGGCATCGCGGTGACCGCGCCGTCCCGGGAGTTCGATTTCGTTTCCCGCTGGTTCGGTCCCAGCGTCGGGGTCAATGAAGATCCGGTCACCGGTTCCGCCCACACCTCGCTGGCCCCCTATTGGGCCGAGCGCCTGGGCAAGAGTCAGTTGCGGGCGCAGCAGGGTGGGGCGCGCAAGGGCCAATTGCAGTGCCAGGTGCTGGACAACGGGCGGGTGATCATCAGCGGCCATGGCGCGCTGTACCTGCGTGGCAGCATTTTCCTCTGA
- a CDS encoding alpha/beta fold hydrolase yields MSGVYKSPAGAAAILAQYRETLGLWPVAHSQGWIDTDLGDTFVIRSGPEDAPPVLLLHGSQSNSASWMRQVECWARAFRLYAVDLPGEAGLSAAVRPALDGDAHARWLEQVLDGLGLARASLVGVSLGGWAALDFALRRPRRVAALALLGPSGIGRQKAFLLRAAPWLLLGRWGRRRVRDMVLGPLPRQLPPAEQALVRLIEVIDRHFLPRLARIPRFSDAQLQGLAIPLLVILGGRDVLLDSLDSQRRLQRCVPRAQVRLLVDKPHYVGDQSLPVLAFLNAALEDSNGAL; encoded by the coding sequence GTGAGCGGGGTGTACAAGTCGCCAGCAGGCGCCGCCGCGATCCTGGCGCAGTACAGAGAGACCCTTGGGCTGTGGCCGGTGGCTCATTCCCAGGGTTGGATCGACACTGACCTGGGCGACACCTTCGTCATCCGCTCTGGTCCCGAAGACGCGCCGCCCGTGCTGCTGTTGCACGGTTCGCAGAGCAACAGCGCCAGTTGGATGCGCCAGGTCGAGTGTTGGGCGCGGGCTTTTCGCCTCTACGCCGTGGACCTGCCGGGGGAAGCCGGCTTGAGCGCTGCCGTTCGCCCAGCCTTGGACGGCGACGCCCACGCCCGTTGGCTGGAACAGGTGCTGGATGGATTGGGGCTGGCGCGGGCAAGCCTGGTCGGTGTGTCCCTGGGGGGCTGGGCGGCCCTGGATTTTGCCCTGCGCCGACCCAGGCGGGTCGCGGCCCTGGCTTTGCTCGGGCCTTCCGGAATCGGCCGGCAGAAAGCCTTTTTGTTGCGGGCCGCGCCCTGGCTGTTGCTGGGACGCTGGGGCCGGCGTCGGGTGCGGGATATGGTGTTGGGCCCGTTGCCCCGCCAGTTGCCGCCGGCGGAGCAGGCCCTGGTGCGGCTGATCGAGGTGATCGACCGGCATTTTCTGCCGCGCCTGGCGCGCATTCCACGTTTCAGCGATGCCCAGTTGCAAGGCCTGGCGATACCGTTGCTGGTGATACTCGGCGGGCGCGATGTGTTGCTGGATAGCCTCGACAGCCAGCGCCGCCTGCAACGTTGCGTGCCACGGGCGCAGGTCCGCTTGCTGGTCGACAAGCCGCACTATGTGGGCGACCAGAGCCTGCCAGTGCTGGCCTTTCTAAACGCCGCCCTGGAGGACTCCAATGGAGCGCTTTGA
- a CDS encoding DUF2239 family protein, which produces MSDPLHKPVTAFQDQRLLAHGPLVEVARAVQQASREGVAHGLLVFDDASGRLIDLDLRGSADDLLQRLAATPPPGRGRYRPAANPDAPAVPEAETVRGRGRPKLGVIAREVTLLPRQWDWLASQPGGASAVLRRLVEDAQRHPDPRQQRRQAQEAAYQFMLALGGDLPGYEEATRALFADDLERLRQQLQPWPEAIRAYALRLAGAEVDQGAGQ; this is translated from the coding sequence ATGTCCGATCCATTGCACAAACCCGTCACCGCGTTCCAGGACCAGCGCTTGCTGGCCCACGGCCCATTGGTCGAGGTCGCCCGGGCCGTCCAGCAAGCCAGCCGGGAGGGTGTAGCCCATGGGCTGCTGGTGTTCGATGACGCCTCGGGTCGGCTGATCGACCTGGATCTGCGTGGCAGTGCGGACGATCTGTTGCAACGCCTGGCAGCCACCCCGCCACCCGGCCGGGGCCGGTATCGCCCGGCCGCCAACCCCGACGCGCCAGCCGTGCCAGAAGCGGAAACCGTTCGCGGCCGCGGCCGGCCCAAGTTGGGGGTCATCGCGCGCGAGGTGACTCTGCTCCCGCGCCAGTGGGACTGGCTGGCCAGCCAGCCCGGCGGCGCCTCGGCGGTGTTGCGGCGGCTGGTGGAAGATGCCCAGCGCCATCCCGACCCTCGGCAACAACGGCGTCAGGCCCAGGAAGCGGCCTATCAATTCATGCTGGCACTGGGCGGGGACCTTCCGGGCTACGAGGAAGCGACACGGGCCCTGTTCGCCGATGACCTGGAGCGTTTGCGCCAGCAGCTCCAGCCTTGGCCCGAGGCGATCCGTGCCTACGCCCTGCGCCTGGCAGGCGCAGAGGTGGACCAAGGAGCCGGGCAATGA
- a CDS encoding alpha/beta fold hydrolase produces MISPSCPALQRTPVNGIELAWDSHGDEADETILLIAGLGTQMVRWPLAFCQDLAARGFRVIRFDNRDVGASTHLVEAGVPDLAALMAGHPLVLPYSLHDMATDALGLLDSLGIQQAHLVGRSMGGVIAQVLASEHPRRVRSLTSIMASSGNPALPPPAPQVMALLTAPAADPATDLEGHVTQRLALARRIAGTVQAFDAQAQRALVLEELRRGWNPAGFMRQLAALACAGDRRARLASIQAPTLVVHGSEDPLIPAACGEDTARSIPGAEWLLIPGMGHDLPPACQPSVLAAIERTARRC; encoded by the coding sequence ATGATTTCGCCGAGCTGCCCGGCACTGCAACGTACCCCGGTCAATGGCATCGAGCTGGCCTGGGACAGCCATGGCGACGAGGCGGACGAAACGATCCTGCTGATCGCTGGCCTCGGCACCCAGATGGTCCGTTGGCCGTTGGCGTTCTGCCAGGACCTGGCGGCCCGAGGGTTCCGGGTGATTCGCTTCGACAACCGCGACGTCGGCGCTTCGACGCACCTGGTCGAGGCCGGTGTTCCGGACCTCGCGGCCCTGATGGCCGGCCACCCGTTGGTCTTGCCCTACAGCCTGCACGACATGGCCACCGATGCCCTGGGCCTGCTGGACTCCCTGGGCATCCAGCAGGCCCACCTGGTGGGGCGCTCCATGGGCGGGGTGATCGCCCAGGTGCTGGCCAGCGAACACCCGCGACGGGTGCGCTCGCTGACCTCGATCATGGCCAGCAGCGGCAACCCGGCCTTGCCGCCCCCCGCGCCGCAGGTCATGGCCTTGCTGACCGCTCCGGCGGCCGACCCGGCGACCGACCTGGAGGGCCATGTCACCCAGCGCCTGGCCCTGGCCCGGCGTATCGCCGGCACCGTCCAGGCGTTCGACGCCCAGGCCCAGCGCGCGTTGGTGCTGGAGGAGTTGCGCCGGGGCTGGAATCCCGCAGGCTTCATGCGCCAGTTGGCGGCCTTGGCCTGTGCCGGCGATCGCCGGGCTCGGCTGGCCAGCATCCAGGCGCCGACCCTGGTGGTGCATGGCAGTGAAGACCCGCTGATACCCGCGGCCTGTGGCGAGGACACCGCACGTTCGATCCCCGGTGCCGAGTGGTTGCTGATCCCGGGCATGGGCCATGACCTGCCACCGGCCTGCCAGCCATCGGTGCTGGCCGCCATCGAGCGCACGGCGCGGCGGTGCTAG
- a CDS encoding surface-adhesin E family protein, whose amino-acid sequence MKRLWWLGGVLLLAGCAHDQALDAGAARPEAMFKVLDTPESATYFAANSLALYQNNPHLRQFYLINNYSKPTAPGDSKPLIHSSRVVRIINCERDESAQLGRVYFSEPFAQGVEVMRKEAHAQWAAFPRQSVIGELRNMACGIDAARLGAPPFKGPQGD is encoded by the coding sequence ATGAAGCGCCTGTGGTGGCTGGGTGGCGTGCTCCTGCTGGCGGGCTGTGCCCATGACCAGGCCCTCGATGCTGGTGCGGCGCGCCCCGAGGCCATGTTCAAAGTGCTGGACACTCCGGAGTCGGCGACTTACTTCGCGGCCAACTCCCTGGCCCTGTACCAGAACAACCCGCATCTGCGGCAGTTCTACCTGATCAACAACTACAGCAAGCCCACCGCCCCGGGCGATTCCAAACCCCTGATCCACAGCTCGCGGGTGGTGCGGATCATCAACTGCGAGCGCGATGAATCTGCGCAACTGGGCCGGGTGTATTTCTCCGAGCCCTTCGCCCAGGGCGTGGAAGTCATGCGCAAGGAGGCCCACGCGCAATGGGCGGCGTTTCCCCGTCAGTCGGTGATCGGCGAGCTGCGCAACATGGCCTGTGGCATCGATGCGGCACGCTTGGGCGCGCCGCCGTTCAAGGGCCCCCAGGGCGATTGA
- a CDS encoding LysE family translocator, whose protein sequence is MNLATLVLFLPACFALNMAPGPNNLLSVKNATTYGFRVSCLAGVGRLLAFMLMIGLASVGLAAVLQASELLFHGIKILGAGYLLYLAYQLWTADTRTVVDGERAAAGLQGLARQEFLIAIGNPKAILIFTAFLPQFVDPAAPVTGQFLMLGGLFLALECVAIMAYAGMGLHMRRWFGQPAGRRVFNRGCALLLSGAASLLLLARRA, encoded by the coding sequence ATGAACCTCGCGACCCTGGTTTTATTCCTGCCTGCCTGTTTCGCCCTGAACATGGCGCCTGGCCCCAACAACCTGCTGTCGGTGAAGAACGCCACCACCTATGGCTTTCGGGTTTCGTGCCTGGCCGGGGTAGGGCGCTTGCTGGCCTTCATGCTGATGATCGGCCTGGCCTCGGTGGGGCTGGCGGCGGTGCTGCAGGCCTCGGAGCTGCTGTTTCACGGGATCAAGATTCTTGGCGCGGGCTACCTGCTGTACCTGGCGTATCAGCTATGGACGGCCGATACCCGCACCGTGGTCGATGGGGAGCGAGCCGCAGCCGGGCTCCAGGGCCTGGCCCGGCAGGAGTTTTTGATCGCTATCGGCAATCCCAAGGCCATCCTGATCTTCACCGCATTCCTGCCGCAGTTCGTCGATCCCGCCGCGCCGGTAACGGGGCAGTTCCTGATGCTGGGAGGCTTGTTCCTGGCACTGGAGTGCGTGGCGATCATGGCCTATGCCGGCATGGGCCTGCACATGCGCCGCTGGTTCGGCCAACCCGCCGGACGCCGCGTGTTCAACCGTGGTTGCGCGCTCTTGCTGTCGGGCGCGGCCTCGCTCCTGCTACTGGCACGGCGGGCCTGA
- a CDS encoding ATP-binding protein — protein sequence MRALAVGRGLAPATGTAGLIDDIDLFILVRNLLDNAIRFTPPGGRIDLAVQAGLEGVTLQIKDSGPGISVEEQALVFEPFYRSLGMGEVGSGLGLSIVSAIAERSGATVELGFADEATRRGLRVAVRLKPAAPSP from the coding sequence TTGCGCGCTCTTGCTGTCGGGCGCGGCCTCGCTCCTGCTACTGGCACGGCGGGCCTGATCGACGACATTGACCTATTCATCCTCGTCAGGAATCTGCTGGACAACGCCATTCGCTTTACTCCCCCAGGCGGGCGCATCGACTTGGCGGTGCAAGCAGGGCTGGAGGGCGTGACCCTCCAGATCAAGGACTCCGGCCCTGGCATCAGCGTCGAGGAGCAAGCATTGGTATTCGAACCGTTCTACCGCAGCCTGGGTATGGGGGAGGTGGGCTCCGGGCTGGGATTGTCGATTGTCAGTGCAATCGCCGAGCGCTCTGGCGCCACTGTCGAGTTGGGTTTTGCGGATGAAGCCACGCGCCGCGGGCTGCGCGTGGCGGTGCGCTTGAAGCCAGCGGCGCCATCGCCTTGA
- a CDS encoding PrpF domain-containing protein, translated as MPDSSVMPIPEFPVCHARGGTSTGLILAREDLPEDEALVEELLRHLMGVPLAGEWPGNNQITGLGRGGPTSNKVFIVERRPGQTRMISTLAQLAAGKSAIDWSVNCGNMSAALPLYAWQRGWLSPEVDDGQIEIYNSNTQTTLRARLGFHAGRLLSDTRIPGVNGQFPGVDLFLDDPVGAKTGALFPTGQRIDLLHGIPATCIDVAVPMVIVRAADLGKTGQETPAQLDADPLFKERLLGLMVEGGLRMGLRRRDGGLLTAEELRRSETIPKICIVSPAREGGDIATRYFTPQNAHPSLAVSGGCCLAAACLAEGTVAQQLLAQPRQLSATRSEYPLAIENPAGILETLISARVHGGELSIDGAAYRRSAQILLQGHTPLYNASPELLQALQ; from the coding sequence ATGCCCGATTCCTCTGTCATGCCCATCCCCGAATTTCCCGTGTGCCACGCCCGTGGCGGCACCTCCACCGGGCTGATCCTGGCCCGGGAAGACTTGCCCGAGGACGAGGCCCTGGTGGAGGAGCTGCTGCGCCACCTGATGGGCGTACCCCTGGCTGGCGAGTGGCCGGGCAATAACCAGATCACCGGCCTGGGCCGGGGTGGCCCCACCAGCAACAAGGTGTTCATCGTCGAGCGTCGCCCCGGCCAGACGCGGATGATCAGCACCCTGGCGCAGTTGGCGGCGGGCAAGAGCGCCATCGACTGGAGCGTCAACTGCGGCAACATGTCGGCGGCCCTGCCGTTGTACGCCTGGCAGCGGGGCTGGCTGTCGCCGGAAGTCGATGACGGGCAGATCGAGATCTACAACAGCAACACCCAGACCACCCTGCGCGCGCGCTTGGGCTTCCACGCCGGCCGCTTGCTCAGCGACACGCGGATCCCCGGGGTCAATGGCCAGTTCCCCGGGGTCGACCTGTTCCTCGATGACCCGGTAGGCGCCAAGACCGGGGCGCTGTTTCCCACCGGGCAGCGGATCGACCTGCTCCACGGTATCCCGGCCACCTGCATCGATGTGGCGGTGCCCATGGTCATTGTGCGGGCTGCGGACCTGGGCAAGACCGGCCAGGAAACCCCGGCACAGCTGGACGCCGACCCGCTGTTCAAGGAGCGCCTGTTGGGGCTGATGGTCGAGGGCGGCCTGCGCATGGGCTTGCGCCGGCGCGACGGTGGCTTGCTGACGGCCGAGGAACTGCGGCGCAGCGAAACCATTCCCAAGATCTGCATCGTCAGCCCGGCCCGCGAAGGCGGTGATATCGCCACCCGCTACTTCACCCCGCAGAACGCCCATCCGTCCCTGGCGGTATCCGGCGGCTGTTGCCTGGCGGCGGCCTGCCTGGCCGAGGGCACCGTGGCCCAGCAACTGCTGGCCCAGCCCCGGCAATTGAGCGCGACCCGAAGCGAGTATCCGCTGGCCATCGAAAACCCTGCCGGCATCCTCGAGACCCTGATCAGCGCCCGCGTGCATGGCGGCGAGCTGTCGATCGATGGCGCTGCCTACCGGCGCAGCGCGCAGATCCTGCTGCAAGGCCATACCCCGCTGTACAACGCCTCCCCGGAACTGCTCCAGGCGCTTCAGTAG
- a CDS encoding low molecular weight protein tyrosine phosphatase family protein, translated as MLNVLFVCSQNKLRSPTAEQVFADWPGIVTASAGLNHDAQVPLGPELVQWAGLILVMETRHREKLRKRFKQHLHKQQVVCLNIPDDYEFMDPQLIQLLQQRVPPFLPES; from the coding sequence ATGCTCAATGTGTTGTTCGTTTGCAGCCAGAACAAGCTGCGCAGCCCCACCGCCGAACAGGTGTTCGCCGATTGGCCGGGGATCGTCACTGCGTCCGCCGGGCTCAACCACGATGCCCAGGTGCCCCTGGGCCCGGAGCTGGTGCAATGGGCCGGGCTGATCCTGGTGATGGAAACCCGGCACCGGGAAAAACTGCGCAAGCGCTTCAAGCAGCACCTGCACAAGCAACAGGTGGTGTGCCTGAACATTCCCGATGACTACGAGTTCATGGACCCGCAACTGATCCAGCTGCTGCAACAACGGGTGCCACCCTTCCTGCCCGAATCCTGA